A region from the Vanacampus margaritifer isolate UIUO_Vmar chromosome 5, RoL_Vmar_1.0, whole genome shotgun sequence genome encodes:
- the LOC144052040 gene encoding claudin-8-like, translated as MVRAICEMVGVCVGLLGLIGAAATTGMPMWKVTAFIGENIVVMETRWEGLWMNCYRQANIRMQCKVYDSLLFLPAELQAARGLMCCSLALSGLGLLLATLGLRCTSCFRGNHRVKAAILSVAGGMQLLASVCVFIPVSWTGHVVIRDFYNPLLIDAQRRELGDALYIGWVTGAFLFSSGLLFICGLRMSDKRSLDIYQPATLRKPVLMAYQPVQSLPSLTSNQFNPQLATSDGVLLTPPESTSGLYLGSVAQPSSVRHSNPVGSIYTPLNSVYMSQAGTPYTLTYNPSVSYQSSFHPNPQTPVFIPYKSSRIEPASYSGSSPGMYI; from the coding sequence ATGGTCAGAGCAATTTGCGAGATGGTCGGCGTGTGCGTGGGCCTGCTGGGGCTGATCGGCGCGGCCGCCACCACCGGGATGCCCATGTGGAAGGTGACGGCGTTCATCGGGGAGAACATCGTGGTGATGGAAACCCGCTGGGAGGGTTTGTGGATGAACTGCTACCGGCAAGCCAACATCCGCATGCAGTGCAAAGTGTACGACTCGCTGCTCTTCTTGCCCGCCGAGCTGCAGGCCGCCCGGGGCCTCATGTGCTGCTCCCTGGCCTTGTCGGGACTGGGCCTCCTGCTGGCGACGTTGGGACTGCGCTGCACTTCCTGTTTCCGCGGTAACCACAGAGTCAAAGCCGCCATCTTGTCGGTGGCAGGCGGCATGCAGCTCCTGGCTTCCGTCTGCGTTTTCATCCCCGTGTCGTGGACGGGCCACGTCGTCATCCGCGACTTCTACAACCCGCTGCTGATTGACGCCCAGCGGCGGGAGCTGGGAGACGCGCTTTACATCGGCTGGGTGACCGGAGCTTTTCTCTTTAGCTCCGGCTTGTTGTTCATCTGCGGTCTCCGCATGTCGGACAAAAGGTCCTTGGACATTTACCAGCCCGCCACGCTCAGGAAGCCCGTTCTGATGGCCTACCAGCCCGTCCAGAGTCTTCCCAGCCTCACATCCAACCAATTCAATCCTCAGTTAGCAACAAGCGACGGCGTGCTCCTCACCCCGCCTGAAAGTACATCTGGCTTGTACCTAGGCAGCGTGGCCCAACCTTCGTCTGTGAGGCACTCGAACCCGGTGGGCAGCATATACACGCCGCTCAACTCTGTCTACATGAGCCAGGCCGGCACGCCATACACACTCACGTACAACCCCAGCGTGTCCTATCAATCCAGCTTCCACCCCAACCCACAAACGCCCGTTTTCATTCCATATAAATCGTCCAGGATTGAACCGGCATCTTACAGCGGGAGCAGTCCAGGCATGTACATctga
- the cldn8.1 gene encoding claudin-8, translating to MANSALELLALVLSLIGLIGAAASTGMPMWRVTAFIGENIIVFETRYEGLWMNCFKQADIRMQCKVYDSLLALPPDLQAARGLMCCSLALAGLGVLTSLVGLQCTSCIRNNDRVKRLVLIIAGAMIIMACVCVLIPVSWTGHVIIRDFYNPLLLDAQRRELGEALYIGWVAGAFLFAGGCVFTCCNVQSEDKDARSYIYSRNSDYVAYPPPQPIQPLQPQQLVFLPQAQAQPVLSRQPSTNYSYQSRYPSRYPSVRSGVAYL from the coding sequence ATGGCCAACTCGGCACTGGAGTTGCTGGCTCTCGTCCTGTCGCTGATCGGGCTGATCGGGGCGGCGGCCAGCACCGGCATGCCCATGTGGCGGGTCACGGCCTTCATCGGCGAGAACATCATCGTGTTCGAGACCCGCTACGAAGGCCTGTGGATGAACTGCTTCAAGCAGGCCGACATCAGGATGCAGTGTAAGGTCTACGACTCCCTGCTGGCCTTGCCCCCGGACCTCCAGGCGGCCCGGGGCCTCATGTGCTGCTCCCTGGCGCTGGCCGGCCTGGGTGTCCTCACCAGCCTCGTGGGGCTGCAGTGCACGTCGTGTATCCGCAACAACGACCGAGTCAAGCGGCTGGTGCTCATCATCGCCGGCGCCATGATCATCATGGCGTGCGTCTGCGTCCTCATCCCCGTGTCCTGGACGGGGCACGTCATCATCCGGGACTTCTACAACCCCTTGCTGCTCGACGCCCAGCGGAGGGAGCTGGGGGAGGCCCTCTACATCGGCTGGGTGGCCGGCGCCTTCCTCTTCGCCGGCGGCTGCGTGTTCACCTGCTGCAACGTGCAGTCGGAAGACAAAGACGCCAGGAGCTACATCTACTCCAGGAACTCGGACTACGTGGCGTACCCCCCTCCGCAGCCCATCCAGCCTCTGCAGCCTCAGCAGCTGGTGTTCCTCCCCCAGGCCCAGGCCCAGCCCGTTCTGTCCAGACAGCCCTCCACCAACTACAGCTACCAGTCCAGGTACCCGTCCAGGTACCCGTCTGTACGCAGCGGGGTGGCGTATCTCTGA
- the LOC144052566 gene encoding claudin-8-like, whose product MASYTAYSGYSKPPLSYAASYYDEKQPYTGPYTGAYTAPYTAPYTAAYTDYTDYNDSVYEEKKKIEKRKRKYAICCEVVALIIGFIGLIGVAAVTGLPMWRVTAFIEENIIVFETRWEGLWMNCYRQANIRMQCKVYDSLLFLPPDLQAARGLMCASVAITSLALITSAVGMKCTKVVDHRARTKHIVLVAGGSLFLLACATTLIPVSWTGHRIIQEFYNPLLIDAQRRELGEALYIGWVTSALLFAAGVILLCRHAPRVQEAEERIIYNPASYVYQPASAYQPPTNYQPGYTYQPAYSAPPPGSVAYTPVQ is encoded by the coding sequence ATGGCCTCCTACACCGCCTACAGCGGTTACTCCAAGCCGCCGCTGTCTTACGCCGCCTCGTACTACGACGAGAAGCAGCCCTACACGGGGCCTTACACGGGGGCCTACACGGCGCCTTACACGGCGCCTTACACGGCGGCCTACACCGACTACACAGACTACAACGACTCGGTGtacgaggagaagaagaaaatcgAGAAGAGGAAGCGCAAGTACGCCATTTGCTGCGAGGTGGTGGCCCTGATCATCGGCTTCATCGGCCTCATCGGCGTGGCGGCGGTGACGGGCCTGCCCATGTGGAGGGTGACGGCCTTCATCGAGGAGAACATCATCGTGTTTGAGACGCGGTGGGAGGGCTTGTGGATGAACTGCTACCGGCAGGCCAACATCCGCATGCAGTGCAAAGTGTACGACTCGCTGCTCTTCCTGCCGCCCGACCTGCAGGCGGCCCGCGGCCTCATGTGCGCCTCGGTGGCCATCACCAGCCTCGCCCTCATCACCTCGGCCGTGGGCATGAAGTGCACCAAGGTGGTGGACCACCGCGCCCGCACCAAGCACATCGTGCTGGTGGCCGGCGGCTCGCTCTTCCTGCTGGCCTGCGCCACCACGCTCATCCCCGTGTCCTGGACGGGCCACAGGATCATCCAGGAGTTTTACAACCCGCTGCTGATTGACGCCCAGCGGCGGGAGCTGGGCGAGGCGCTCTACATCGGCTGGGTGACCTCGGCCTTGCTCTTCGCCGCCGGGGTCATCCTGCTGTGCCGCCACGCCCCGCGCGTGCAGGAGGCCGAAGAACGGATCATCTACAATCCCGCCTCGTACGTCTACCAGCCCGCATCCGCGTACCAACCGCCGACCAACTACCAGCCCGGGTACACCTACCAGCCTGCTTACTCCGCGCCCCCGCCGGGCTCTGTGGCCTACACGCCAGTCCAGTAG